One window from the genome of Roseomonas haemaphysalidis encodes:
- a CDS encoding DMT family transporter, whose protein sequence is MSATLSGIALNLVALLLFTTMDTTGKLLTAHFPVLQLVFMRFVFHVMFVALAIRLLTGALPWRSRAPWLQMARGLCLALASTLFVFALAYIPLADATAIGFASPLFTVVLAALWLREQVGWRRWLGVCIGLLGVLVAVRPPFLTGGPLPHWATLLPLGNAVLYAIYQILTRRLAAVDDPRVTILYTGVMGVLLLAVAQPWVWLWPGSTGTGLAAGWGWAGMVALGALGAAGHGLLVLAFSRVQASLLAPLAYTQLLWALIASAVVFGQGPDGVTLSGAAIIACGGVLVAWPARRRRAAPAAAAAGPLARRGKP, encoded by the coding sequence ATGTCCGCCACCCTGTCCGGCATCGCGCTCAACCTCGTCGCGCTGCTGCTGTTCACCACCATGGATACCACCGGCAAGCTGCTGACGGCGCACTTCCCCGTGCTGCAGCTGGTGTTCATGCGCTTTGTCTTCCACGTGATGTTCGTGGCGCTGGCCATCCGGCTGCTGACCGGCGCGCTGCCCTGGCGGTCCCGCGCGCCCTGGCTGCAGATGGCGCGCGGGCTGTGCCTGGCGCTGGCCAGCACGCTGTTCGTCTTCGCGCTGGCCTATATCCCGCTGGCGGACGCCACGGCCATCGGCTTCGCCTCGCCCCTGTTCACCGTGGTGCTGGCGGCGCTGTGGCTGCGCGAGCAGGTGGGCTGGCGGCGCTGGCTCGGCGTGTGCATCGGGCTGCTGGGGGTGCTGGTGGCGGTGCGGCCGCCGTTTCTCACCGGCGGGCCGCTGCCGCACTGGGCCACGCTGCTGCCGCTCGGCAACGCCGTGCTCTACGCCATCTACCAGATCCTCACCCGCCGGCTCGCGGCGGTGGACGACCCGCGCGTCACCATCCTCTACACCGGCGTCATGGGCGTGCTGCTGCTGGCGGTGGCGCAGCCCTGGGTGTGGCTGTGGCCGGGCTCCACGGGCACCGGGCTGGCGGCCGGCTGGGGCTGGGCGGGCATGGTGGCGCTGGGCGCGCTGGGGGCGGCCGGGCACGGGCTGCTGGTGCTGGCGTTTTCCCGCGTGCAGGCCAGCCTGCTAGCGCCGCTCGCCTACACGCAGCTCCTGTGGGCGCTGATCGCCTCCGCCGTGGTGTTCGGCCAGGGGCCCGACGGCGTGACGCTGTCCGGCGCCGCCATCATCGCCTGCGGCGGCGTGCTGGTCGCCTGGCCTGCCCGGCGGCGGCGCGCGGCCCCCGCCGCGGCGGCGGCGGGCCCCCTGGCGAGGCGCGGAAAACCATGA